Within the Nerophis ophidion isolate RoL-2023_Sa linkage group LG01, RoL_Noph_v1.0, whole genome shotgun sequence genome, the region agcattgaccactactgcctacttgcgctgacgagacgcggggccgccatcttggagtggttatccgctccactcagtgcaattcatttggcaggtgcaatgaactgtcagcgcatttaattcatcttacttCACTGAATTCCACTGATTTtcatggttttttttgtttgtcatacgtgtagctatgataaaggacaattgttttggcatgttttattattcatagtttgcttaacagtaatagaatattttttataaatgataaataaatgataaatgggttgtacttgtatagcgcttttctaccttcaaggtactcaaagcgctttgacactacttccatatttacccattcacacacacattcacacactgatggagggagctgccatgcaaggcgccaaccagcacccatcaggagcaagggtgacgtgtcttgctcaggacacaacggacgtgacgaggttggtactaagtgaggattgaaccagagaccctcgggttgcgcacggccactattccactgcgccacgccgtccccttatatcctataagtgaccagacgtccaagttaaaaactgggaatataatctcagagagggggaaaaaaacggtcacctGTTTTTAAGTTCAAGAAACAATATTATTAGGTTATACATACATGCGTATAtactacataaacaatgtatgaattgaatacattagatatctatttcttagggacctatagactgtatctctgttgctgcagcattgattgattgattgaaagttttattggtagatttcacagtacagtaaatattccgtacaattgagcactaattGGTatcacccaaataagtttttcaacttgtttaagttggggttcaCGTAAATGAATTTATGGTaaagcagcagagagtttattctgtcttgacactttgtattgatattttgtattacattcttcccttaagcCCTGCcattagttggcgacttgtccagggtatatgccgccttccgcccagttgtaactgagataggcaccagcgccccccgcaaccccaaagggaataagcggtaggaaatggatggatggctggattcttcccttaaatgataacGTTTACagtgattattttatatgtatttggTTGGGGGGGTGTTTAccgacatctgcggtcctctccaaggtttttcatagccATTTTCATCGACGTCGCACTGGGtagtaagtttttccttgcccttatgtgggcgctgaaccgcggatgtctttgtggcttgtgcagccctttgagacacttgtgatatagggttatataaataaacattgattgattttatgacatttttaaatgtaattaatttcattgacaagcaattctattgTGGTCATACTCTCGTTTGCTGGCGGCTAAGATTTCAGAACTATTGAAGATGTTTGGaggtacagtgtggttttcgtcctggttgtggaactgtggaccagctctatactctcggcagggttcttgagggtgcatgggagtttgcccaaccagtctacatgtgctttgtggacttggagaaggcattcaaccgtgtccctcgggaagtcctgtggggagtgctaaaAGAGTattgggtatcggactgtcttattgtggcggtccactccctgtatgatcagtgtcagagcttggtccgcattgttggcagcaagtcggacacgtttcccgtgagggttggactccaagGCTGTCcttcgtcaccgattctgttcataacttttatggacagaatttctaggcgcagtcaaggcgttgaggggttccggtttggtggccgcgggattaggactctgctttttgcagatgatgtggtcctgatggcttcatctgaccgggatcttcagctctcactggatcggttcgcagccgagtgtgaatcgaccggaatgagaatcagcacctcgcccggaaaagggtggagtgccatctctgggttggggaggagaccctgccccaagtggaagagttcaagtacctaggagtcttgttcacgagtgagggaagagtggatcgtgagatcgacaggcaaatcggtgcggcgtcttcagtaatgcggacgttgtaccgatccgttgtggtgaagaaggagttgagccggaaggcaaagctctcaatttaacggtcgatttacgttcccatcctcacctattgtcatgagctttgggtcatgaccgaaaggataagatcacgggtacaagcggccgaaatgagtttcctccgccaggtggcggggctctcccttagagatagggtgagaagctctgtcatccggaatgagctcaaagtaaagccgctgctcctccacatcgagaggagccagatgaggtggctcaggcTTCTGTTCAGGATGctacccaaacgcctccctagggaggtgtttagggcacatccaaccggtaggaagccacggggaagacccaggacacgttgggaagactatgtctcccggctggcctgggaacgcctcgggatcccccgggaagagctggacgaagtggctggggagagggaagtctgggtttccctgcttaggctgttgccccgcgacccgacctcggataagcggaagaagatggatggatggatggatgaagatgtTTGCTCCttttcaactctgtggtaatattctcacaaaatacaaccaataatatgttaatgttaaatcttacttgtgaagagtaatcccccgattccaatgttcaacagtccgctaatttcgagcaggaaaacgctgaacaccagccctgcatctttgtttttctacctgtcaactgtcagtttaataataataataataataatagattttattggcaacactaaattggccctagtgtgtgaatgtgtgtgtgaatgttgtctgtctatctgtgttggccctgcgatgaggtggcgacttgtccagggtgtaccctgccttccgcccgattgtagctgagataggcgccagcgccccccgcgaccctgaatgggaataagctgtagaaaatggatggaatagattttatttgtaaaaaagcactttctgTTGAGCAAACAGCCTCAAAGTGCCAGAGTGTAaacaaaatagtaataataataataataattgtgaaaagataataagaataaataaaatataaaactagaaactagaaacagcccaatagctagaaccagcatgcatgtcaataaaaatacttttttaaaaagatgggtttttaagccttttttaaaagcatccacagtctgaggtgccctcaggtggtcagggagagcgttccacagactgggagcagcgaaGCAGAAAGCTCGGTCTCCCATTATTCGTAGCTTTGtacgtggaggttggaggaggttagcctgtatggaacGGAAGTGTGGTGTGGAGGATTAGGgcgtgagcagttccttgaggtagaggggggcatttccatggaggcactggtgagttagtagggagactttgtattcaatcctgagtggaacaggaagccagtgaagggatttgagagttggtgtgatgtggtcacgTTTCCGTtataggctgctcgccggctcctcatcaccacttcaagatggcggccaaatttctCGTATCACAGAAGCCAATGCTGTGTACAGTTATAAGACGTCTATGAAATAAACAACTGGTGGAGTCGCTTGTTGGTGACGTCATCGACAAACGCCGCCAACCTGCCGCTGTCTTCCCGACACATTTCGGCGACCTTTAACTCTTTGGTTTTTGTTCTTCTGTACTTTGCTCCTATATGGTCTGTAGATAAGCATGTTACTTTTGAGCAGAGCCGTCTTTCCGGTGGTGCGGACGAAGTGCGGTCGCTGCTTTTGTTCCTCTCCAAGTCTCCAAATGGACAGAAAAGTGAGTCACGGACTAGTAGTAACATTCGTATTTCTGCGTCTCGGTCCCTCGGGTTTCTTCTATCCTAGGCTGACTATATTCTGAATTccccaaaagaggacacatatatgcgtgccaaggccgggactctgtgaacatttgccaatgatactcgaacttgctttataaataatatattcatttaaatataaatgataaatgggttgtacttgtatagcgcttttctaccttcaaggtactcaaagcgctttgacactacttccacatttacccattcacacacacattcacacactgatggagggagctgccatgcaaggcgccaaccagcacccatcaggagcaagggtgaagtgtcttgctcaggacacaacggacgtgacgaggttggtactaggtgggatttgaaccagggtccCTCGGGTCCCCAATATGAATATATTacagcagtgttggcgccagGAACTTTTAAAAATggtgggaccccatcaagtcataaaaatggggtcccttaGTAAATTTTTAGggtaccacttttttgtaagcgttttgggaaaaaaaatgataaacgtatgcattatcctgttatatctagcattccatgttgtgttttgttaaaaggttgtcataaacgttacttaatccagtaaaaaaattattaaaaaaagaaaacaaatttgtatgcatatgtaaatgtattcagttataaacattcattcactttgttCTTTTCTTCATGGATATAAACtgtaccgctgctggtagtttttttctgtttttatttaataagttgtaggtgtatttatccatccattttctaccgcttattcccttttggggtcgcggggggcgctggcgcctatctcagctacaatcgggcggaaggcggggtacaccctggacaagtcgccacctcatcgcagggccaacacagatagacggacaacattcacactcacattcacacactagggccaatttagtgttgccaatcaacctatccccaggtgcatgtctttggaagtgggaggaagccggagtacccggagggaacccacgcattcacggggagaacatgcaaactccacacagaaagatcccgagcctgggtttgaacccaggactgcaggaccttcgtattgtgaggcagacgcactaacccctcttccaccgtgaagcccattaggtgtatttatttcagtataaaagtgtaaaaagtgttttactcgggtcatgaaattatgataatggtgtgccagggcatacatacattttatatttaacacaggcggatcggtgcggcgtcttcagtaatgcggacgttgtaccgatccgttgtggtgaagaaggagctgagccggaaggcaaagctctcaatttaccggtcgatctacgttcccatcttcacctatggtcatgagctttgggtcatgaccgaaaggataagatcacgggtacaagcggccgaaattagtttcctccgccgtgtggcggggctctcctttagagatagggtgagaagctctgtcatccggtaggaactcaaagtaaagcagctgctccttcacatcgagaggagccagatgaggtggttcgggcatctggtcaggatgccacgcgaacgcctccctagggaggtgtttagggcacgtccaaccgttaggaagccacggggaagacccaggacacgttgggaagactatgtctcccggctggcctgggaacgcctcgggatcccccgggaagagctggacgaagtggcaggggagagggaagtctgggtttccctgcttaggctgttgcccccgcgacccgacctcggataagcggaagatgatggatggatggatggactaaaatctctggagtctacatcaacttcacatctatccctcatttcaaaatgttttagttctttttatgttgtttgttttcctccctttttttgtcaaacaaaagtgtttttaatggcaaacgcaCAATATGTGCAAAATCTTccttcaaaaatatttttcaaagtggaatatttgatgtgaagtaatgggaaccttggataggtcaataattcataataacattgattttgattcaatattatgttttgatcaATGAtatcagtcaacattgcaactttttctgaattacatttcaccttcaagcttttttttcacttttgttgtgttttttttttactttaaaagtatttttagaatgtgccatgggcctttaaaacattagttgcgggccgcaaatggcctcccgGGCACACGTATGACACCCCTAATTCTGATAAATCTATCATAAAAAgcggagcctggcgacgcatgcgcgtttatcataactctcttgctctcgctgtccctccctcacgaatgctgctgcgtgcacacacacttttacaatttgttttgtttttaaccccttcttaaccttcgTACATCGAAAATACCGTACACGCAACACTAACTCTAAATACCGgacttttgaggcatttaagaggatgtatggtcagtctattctATCCCAACTGAATAATGTTTATTTTCTCTGCAGGGTTTGGTGCTGGGAGTGTTCGAGAAGAAGGGGGAGAAGGGCAGTCTTCAACTGACGGAGGCGGCGGCAGGGTTTGACCGCAAAGTGTCTGGGAAACTGTCCGAACTCCTGAAAATGTTTGTTTATCTTCTTTATCATGTTTAGTCGCCATTTTGCCCCAATTCATGCATCAGGTCTTTAAATAACATTAATAACATAGTGTTGtataaaatgtaaacataaatggggatgggttgattgggaACATGAaaacaaattggccctagtgtgtgaatgttgtctgtctacctgtgttgtccctgtgatgaggtggcaacttgtccaggatgtacgccgccttccacccgaatgcagctgggataagctccagcaccccccgccaccccgaacgggacaagcggtagaaaacggatgaatggttCTATTTGGTTGTAATGGTTATAGAGCGGGGCAGTacggtgtaagaggggttagtgcgtctgcttcacaatacgaaggccctgagtagtcctgggttcaatcccgggcttgggatctttctgtgtggagtttgcatgttctccccgtgactgcgtgggttcactacgggtactccggcttcctcccacctccaaaaacatgcacctggggataggttgattggcaacactaaattggctctatctgtgttggctctgtaatgaggggcgacttgtccagggtgtaccccgccttccgcccgaatgcagctgcaataagctccagcaccacccgcgaccccaaaaagggacaagcggtagtaaatggatggatgcatgcactatagagagcctactgaccaacagcatctctgtctggactggagcttgCAGTGCCTCAGGCTGGAAGTCTTTCCAGAgcgtggtgaggacggcggaaaagatcgtcacgactcctcttcctcctacccaggagatcgcaaaaagccgctgcctgaccagggctcagaagatctgcaaagactcctccacCACctccaaggactgttttcactgctggactctagaaagaggttctgcagcctccgaagcagaaccttcaGGTTCTGTAGCAGATTCTCCCCTCTGGtcgtaagactcttgaatgcatcataattatcccctcaatttcccccaaaatggattaactcgctgaaataaaaagacaatataacatacatccataaacgtggatgcatatgaaaaagtgcaatatatttaactGTACAGTAATCTACTTATTTGTATCTGTAACTTATTGTTttattatcctgcactaccatgagctaatgcaacaaaatttcgttcttatctgtactgtaaagtttaaatttgaataacaattaaaaaaaagaagtcttAAGTATAGCtccttgtagtgcaggataaaagagcaataatgtgcaattataaaaaaatgattactatacatttaaatatattgcACGTTTTTGTATGCtctccacgtttatggatgtatgttatattgtctttatattccagcgagttaatccgtttttgggggggaattgagtgaactattttgatgcgttcaagagtcttatggcctgagggaagaagctgttacagaacctggaggttctgctacggaggctgcggaacctctttctcaagtccagcagtgaaaacagtccttggcggGGGTCCcaccataaaaacaacaacaaaattgcatCCATATAGATCTATTagaaagcatgatgggaaaaatgcataacactctccacacttatccatgtttggcgcatatCCAATATATTATATAGTATGTCCAACTATATATgtataggccagtggttcttgTCCTTGTTAGAAGTACCGAACCCCATTactttcatatgcgcattcaccgaacccttcttagtgaaaaattaaatgttttctttttcaaattcaagacaaagttagatgtttttgctaacactttagtatggagaacatattctaagtaacaaatactttatttagaggtttttggacaccaggggaacatattctaagtaacaaagacttactttagagttatttggttagagtTTGAGGGTTAGAGCCAGggtttagagggttagggttataatgaggcattaataagtacttaataatgactagttaagaaccaatatgttagtaatttgcatgttaatgagcaactaattaatggtgaatatgttccccatactaaagtgttaccatggttttttttactggtgcacaaaaagaACCGTGCATGAACGTCACTTTGTTCaaggaacaaaaccaacacagtacatagacccacaacaaattacacacctgcaaatcaatgtgacttctgctgttgccgtatccgtaatactccgatagggagaagtttttatttacacgatgagtcgagtgtgttttgacctccgccaaacccctgaggccgactcactgtACCCCAAGgtttcgatcaaacccaggttaagaaccactggtaaaGGCTATATATGTATGGGCTCTCTCTTTTTCTTTGTTTCTCTcgttgtttttttctctctcccttcctctctctttctccctctctctctgtgtgtgtgtatatatttatttatttactttacaGGCAGTCGGCTTTGGCCctcaaacacatttttgaagtcaACATTTTTAGACATCCTTGTTTTAGGGCATCAGATGATGCTCTTACACAGTCGTTACCGTCACTATTTTTAATAATGCTTCTGCTAAAGTTATTGTATCTAAACAGAAACATGCAATCTTCTCTTTTCAAAGTTCCGGACCGGGTCTCAAGAAGGGCAAAAGCAGAATATTCTACGGAATCCACGAAGTAAGAAAGTGGCAGCCAGCGAAGATCATAAGAGGAGGAGTTACCACATGTTTGTTCTCCAGGAGTTCCCGTGCGTCGCTGTGGTCGGGCTGGATGACGCCACAGCAGGTGTGTGCGGGGCAGAGAACTGGGACACCGCCAAGGAGAACATCCGACAAGCCGTGTCGGGTAATACGCCCTGCTTGTCTCACTCCGAAGATGTTTGGCCAACCTGGTTGACCGATGTTCTGCTTCTTCGCTTTCAGCTGGCTGTCGGGTACTTCAGGACCTGGAGGTGACGCATGTGGAGGTGGATGGGTGCGGCGATGCCCAGGCGGCAGCAGAGGGCGCTCTTCTGGGCTTGTTTCAGTACGACCAGCTGAAATCCAAGAAGAAGCCTAAAGTGACAGTGCAGCCTCACGGAAGGTAAATCTGGCATGAAATGGTTATTTTACGACACCATTTTACACTGCCTTATTTCCTCAAACGGTGGCCATTCGAGGGTtcatttactcaactgcagagagagTATCTAGTGTCTATCAGGGGTAATGCATTAATTGAGCGGATGGGACCTTTTTTTGTAgaagtgcattattattataatgtaacATGTTAATTTCTCCATTAAATTGGTATTTTGTAATAAAAGTGTATCATAGTCCATACTCACATGTTATTTTGTTACATTAcattggggtggtatagctcggttggtagagtggccgtgccagcaacttgcgggttgcaggttcgattcccgcttccgccatcctagtcactgccgttgtgtccttgggcaagacactttacccacctgctccctgtgccacccacactgctttaaatgtaacttggatattgggtttcactatgtaaagcgctttgagtcactagagaaaagcgctatataaaatataattcacttcacataccaTTTTGGGATATgtatattgtataaaaaaaatggaataaatagcCACACCAAAAGGAACACCTTACCGTATGTCTTATGTGTGTGATTGAACTTAGTGCCGACTCGACGGCGTGGGCGAGAGGAGTCCTGTACGCAGAAGGCCAAAACCTGGCCCGCCTCCTCATGGAAGCCCCGGCCAATCACATCACTCCGACTGCTTTCGCCAACACTATCCAAGAGAAGTTGGCGCAGCATGGTGACCGGGTCAAAGTCCAGAAGAGGTTTGTTTATTAACGTTTTACTACAGAGTACAGCTATAATTTTACTGGTTCAGACCACACACCAgcatacttttttttcccccctcatcagTATTGCCTGGCCACTCGTTGCGGCTTCTCAgcgaaaaatggaaaaaaactatATTGTTTGAATGAAAAATTAGGCTTAGTTTTCCTATACATTATTTTATCACAGTGCTGTAAATGCATATcgcatagttaaaaaaaaaaaaacaccctacGATAAAACAGGTATATCCAACAGAAATCCATTGTTTTGTGCTTTCAGATCCCAGGCATGGATAGAGGAGCAAGGTATGGGAGCATTCCTCAGCGTGTCCAAAGGCTCAGAAGAGCCCCCTGTCTTCCTAGAGCTGCATTACAACGGTTCCCCAGACAGCAAGCAGGCCCCGCTTCTTCTTGTCGGCAAGGGAATCACATTTGACAGGTAAAAGCAACACGCTGATGACCAGAACCGGCCCGTGGTTTTAACACACTGCGGCATGATCATGACTTGGGATTTTgtaaagattatatatatatttttttaattttatttaaatcaaTCAGTTTTAAAATACGGCGTCATAAAAGTTCAGATAAAATACAGTACATGCCAAAAGTTAGGACACAccctctcattcaatgcgtttttttttattttcaagactatttacattgtcactgaaggcatcaaaaccatgaatgaacacatgtggagttatgtatttaaaaaaaagggggaaataactgaaaacatgttttgtattctagtttcttcaatatAGCCACCCCTCGCCCGGAAACTTTtttacacactcttggcattctttcgatgagcttcaagcacacctgtgaagtgaaaaacaattcaggtgactacctcttgaacctcatcgagagaatgccaagagtgtgcaaaacggtaatcggagcaaagggtggctattttgaagaaagtacaatataaaacatgttttcagttatttcacatttttttgttaagtacataactccacatgtgttcataagtttgatgccttcagtgacaatctacaatgtaaatagttatgaaaataaagacatGCATTGAAAGAGAAGGTGTCCACATTTTTGGCCTATACTGTACATTTTGCTGTCAAAGTTCAATAATAGGAATGTTTAAATAAAATTAGGAATGTGTAACACAATCTAATCCACCTTGCAATAATGCAAAATGGTTCATTCCTTCTGGACCAATCCAGCTTGGAACACTTCCCTGTCAAGCGACTTCATAACATCTTCAAAGCTCACATTAATGCATTCgcacacagcaccaacatttgGGGACCAGGATGAGGTGATAGAaaaaagataaacattttttttttttaattgtgtggCAGCATCGGACAAAGTTATGTTTAGGTTTCACTTTTTCATCTCATATAGTAGCACAATTGTGGTGCGTTCAAAGAACCTTGACAAAAGTTTGAAACAGATGCGTCACTTTTTAAAGATAGGGGAGCCTCAACCCCcagtatacacactgtaaattaTAATGATATTtatgatgtattattatgataATTATTATCCGCTAATGATAATCCAACATTAATCATACGTTTTTCCATACAAAATCATTACATGCTGTGTTTTGAAAGGCTCGTTTCAAAGTCATTATGTGAACAATTAGTTTTAAAATGCATGGAAACATAATACATTTTGTATGTAGGGCGGTGATGTTAAGTTTGGGGTGGGGTGAGGGCTCTTTCGGGGTTTATTAagaaataagtaaatataaaGACCTAAATGGGTCCACAAAAAGTCTGCTGATGACTCCGGTGCGTTTGCATACATTTTCTCTCCGCAGCGGCGGCATTTCTCTGAAGCCTTCCGCCTCGATGGATATGATGAGGGCCGATATGGGCGGAGCCGCCACCGTGTGCGCGTCTGTCGTCACGGCAGCGACCCTCAAACTGCCGATAAACATCATCGGTGAGCGTCTAGATTGGCATGGGGTTATCATTCGCGATACCTATTAACAATTGGTAATACTATGTTTTTTCTTGTTTCCTCCAGGTCTGGCTCCGCTCTGTGAGAACATGCCCAGCGGAAAGGCCACCAAACCAGGTGATGTGGTCACGGCTAAGAATGGAAAAACAATCCAGGTACCGTGGTTAGACCTTAGCAGCCCTACATATTATGCTAACATATgtattcaaaatgtattttgatgttATTGAATGTGCAGGTTGACAACACAGATGCAGAGGGAAGGCTGATCCTCGCTGACGCACTTTGTTACGCACACACTTTCAACCCCAGAGCTGTCGTCAACGTCGCCACATTGACAGGTGGAATTGATTATTGAATCCCACTCTCAAAACATTTGTTATTCACAGTTTTATTTTGGATAAAACTGAATTGTTATTTGTAATTTTTCGATAAATTACTAGATGCCACGTGTGCCAAATGGTAGTTATGTACAACCATTCATATAGTTATTCATTTGACATCAAAATATAAAGTTTTTGGCCCATGGTTAAATTTGAACTTAATTAAATAATTATGAGTACTGGACCTAcattaacattattttttaataaatttatAAATTAATGTATGatttttacaacaacaaaaaaaggaatgGTGGTGGTATACGTGCGTTTAGTTAAAACATAGACATCatgtttaccatttacaaaagGTAGGTTTATTTTACACACGTTTTGGATTAAAATCTATCAAATTTTATTTGTATAGGCCTTTAATCATAAATGTCATAAAGGGCTTCAAAAACTCCATctgctgatatatatatatatatatatatatatatatatatatatatatcaggagcaagggtgaagtgtcttgctcaggacacaacggacgtgacgaagttggtactaggtgggatttgaaccagggacccttgggttgcgcacggccactcttccactgcgccacgccggaagagtggccgtgcgcaacccaagggtccctggttcaatatatatatatatatatatatatatatatatatatatatatatatatatatatatatatatatatatatatatatatatatatatatatatatatatatatatatatatatatatatatatatgcgtggcgcagtggaagagtggccgtgcgcaacccaagggtccctggttcaaatcccacctagtacca harbors:
- the lap3 gene encoding cytosol aminopeptidase, producing MLLLSRAVFPVVRTKCGRCFCSSPSLQMDRKGLVLGVFEKKGEKGSLQLTEAAAGFDRKVSGKLSELLKISGPGLKKGKSRIFYGIHEEFPCVAVVGLDDATAGVCGAENWDTAKENIRQAVSAGCRVLQDLEVTHVEVDGCGDAQAAAEGALLGLFQYDQLKSKKKPKVTVQPHGSADSTAWARGVLYAEGQNLARLLMEAPANHITPTAFANTIQEKLAQHGDRVKVQKRSQAWIEEQGMGAFLSVSKGSEEPPVFLELHYNGSPDSKQAPLLLVGKGITFDSGGISLKPSASMDMMRADMGGAATVCASVVTAATLKLPINIIGLAPLCENMPSGKATKPGDVVTAKNGKTIQVDNTDAEGRLILADALCYAHTFNPRAVVNVATLTGAMDVALGSAATGVFTNSDWLWGELLKASVVTGDRVWRMPLFQHYTKQVTDSQLADLNNIGKYSRSGGACTAAAFLKEFVTSPHWAHLDIAGVMSNKDEIPYLKKGMSGRPTRTLVEFAAALAHQG